GTGTTTGAGCCAGGAGGCCTCATTTTCCGCCAGGGTCCCTTTGAATTGGGACGAGTTTAACCGTTCTTCGGCCAGGTGCATCCTTTCCGGATCCCAGATAATTTCGCTGATAGGCAGAAGAACCAATTCCTCCAGATCAAAAACCGATCGCTGGGTGGCTGGATTAAACTCCCGGATGGATTCCACCAGATCCCCGAAAAATTCAATCCGGATCGGGCGGCTGTACAAAGGAGGGCAGATGTCCATGATTCCGCCGCGGACACTGAGATCTCCCGGTCCTTCGACCAGGGGTGTCCTTAAATAGCCCCAGCGGGTTAATCCCAAAAGGAGATCTTCCCTGGAGGTTTCTTCTCGCCGGGCCAAATAATCCACTTCTTTGGAGAGGTGCTTCCTGGGGATGACCGCTGAATCGAGGGCCTGAATCGAGGTGATCAACAGGACCGGCCCTGGTCGGGTTAAAAGGGAATAAAGGCAGGCCAGGCGTTGGGCCGCGGTATCCGACTGGGGGGAATATTCTCGGAAATCCGGCTTTTCATAGGCCGGGAAAAAAAGGATCGGGTCAGGCAAAAAAAACGCGGTTTCGTCCGGATCCCGCTGGGCAAAAAAGGATAAATCCTGATAAAGGGTTTGGGCCTCTTTCTGATCGGCACAAACGATCAGCATCGGCCTCCTGGTTCTGGTCCAGCTCTGAAAAAGAAAATAGGCCGGCGCCGAACCCTGGAGGCCGCCGATCCTGAAAGGGAGGCGGCCGCTCTGGATTTCCTGAATCACGGTCTTGATACCGGCACCAGGCCGGCTCAGCCGCTCTACCTCTTCATTCCAAAATTTCTCGTTCATTTGATAGGAAAATATAGTTTCAAGATGCAAGATGTAAGTATGACAATCTCGTAAAAAGCTTCTGTCATCCCGAACGAACGTAAGGGATCTTAATGATTAATGCATGGCCTGGATTCCCGCCTGCGCGGGAATAACGAGTTTTTCCGAGATCATCAAATTAACTATTCAAAATAATCAGTTTTTGATTGACAAGCAAGTTTCATTTCAGTTTAAATAATAAATTTGAGCCCTGAGCCCTGAGCCCTGAGCCCTGAGCCCTGTCTATTACGATTCGGAGAACATCATGATCCCACGTTACACCCGGCCGGTTATGGCCAAAATCTGGAGCCCGGAAAATAAATATCAGAAATGGCTGGAGGTGGAAATCCTGGCTTGTGAGGCCCTCTCCCAATTGGGCTTCATCCCCTCAAGAGACCTTTCCCAGATCAAGAAAAAAGCCCGCTTTTCAGTGGAGCGGATCGAAGAACTGGAGCAGACCACCAAACACGATGTCATCGCCTTTCTGACCAATGTGGCCGAACATGTCGGCCCGGCCAGCCGTCATATCCATCTGGGCTTGACCTCTTCCGATGTCCTGGATACTTCTTACGCCGTCTTACTTAAAGAGGCCTCGGAAATCCTCATAGAGGACCTGAAGGGTCTGCAAGCCGTCATAAAAGACCAGGCCCTGGCCCATAAAAAAACCGTCATGATCGGCCGATCCCACGGCATCCATGCCGAGCCGATCACCTTTGGATTAAAAATGGCCATCTGGTACGATGAAGCCGGCCGAAACCTCCGCCGCTTGACCCAGGCCCGGGAGACCATTGCCGTGGGCAAAATATCCGGGGCTGTCGGGACCTTTGCCCATATTCCCCCGGCCGTTGAGACCTATGTTTGCCGCAATCTCGGACTCAAACCGGCCCCTGCTTCCAGTCAAATCGTTCAAAGGGACCGCTATGCCGAATATTTCTCTACCCTGGCCATTATAGCCGGTTCCATCGAAAAGATGGCGGTAGAAATCAGACACCTGCAGCGAACCGAAGTCCTGGAGGCCGAGGAATACTTTTCCAAAGGACAGAAGGGCTCTTCGGCCATGCCCCACAAAAGAAACCCTATCGCCTCCGAAAATCTTACCGGTTTGGCCAGACTGGTACGCAG
This is a stretch of genomic DNA from Deltaproteobacteria bacterium. It encodes these proteins:
- a CDS encoding adenylosuccinate lyase; the encoded protein is MIPRYTRPVMAKIWSPENKYQKWLEVEILACEALSQLGFIPSRDLSQIKKKARFSVERIEELEQTTKHDVIAFLTNVAEHVGPASRHIHLGLTSSDVLDTSYAVLLKEASEILIEDLKGLQAVIKDQALAHKKTVMIGRSHGIHAEPITFGLKMAIWYDEAGRNLRRLTQARETIAVGKISGAVGTFAHIPPAVETYVCRNLGLKPAPASSQIVQRDRYAEYFSTLAIIAGSIEKMAVEIRHLQRTEVLEAEEYFSKGQKGSSAMPHKRNPIASENLTGLARLVRSYAMAALENQALWHERDISHSSVERVIGPDATILLDYMLSRLTGLLKNLIVYPDRMLKNLNITRGLPFSEGILLALTRKGITREEAYRVVQENAMKVWAGEETFQNLLKSDPRIRKWLTPQELSRLFDLNHTLQNVETIYRRVFKKGK